One region of Gloeocapsopsis sp. IPPAS B-1203 genomic DNA includes:
- a CDS encoding GAF domain-containing protein — translation MEPVKNNKPKVLILDDQSEFEILCCALKQDYEVLVAHSQSAVLELLTTDVAVLISCEISLSQAALSATNSDILQLILTDKANSPELSEAVSTGKIFKCLPKSCSLEVLKTAIDQAVETYNVLKLRTQKLYSTLHRQARLNTITNTIRSALNSRQILQTIVDTVGQILDVSCCILRPFQDNRVVEESFIYQKANRASDVIHDWVLVQTVWEARELQIINDVTTDVRLQNAIAYQQANISSSLIVPLCQQELMAVMAIHQCDRLRQWQDDEIELVTLVADQAALALSQARAYDRISALAQREALINKITAAIRSSLDPQDIFAAITQQLGQALHVDGCALSLWTEEDEFVQCVGLYNRTETESFLSPQQLPQSRSPIAGNPVLQLLLKTQQPVVINDLNQQPEMRGLDLPLSSPAARALLVVPLLADNTSIGSITLRSFYKPRHWQIEEIELAQAVAAQAAIAVQQSRLYQKSCALADRLMELDRQKTHFFQNISHEFRTPLTLMLAPLESAVNQQQDLPLEQAAIALRNSRRLLRLVNQLLDLQRLDAGRMQPSFRPCDLLAFVSQIVESFRPYCEKKELELITEFNLCPLVYLDTEKFDKVIYNLLSNAMKFTPPGGKITIRVETAGDHCLIQVKDTGIGIAKEQIPHLFKRFHQAEAALNRSYEGSGLGLALAKELIELHSGQISVESIREQGTTFTVWLPIGKGHLPLDQILEVPTQVQLRSAAVELADLEVREADPDNDDRELAEDRILIPNLLVTSHQPQITILVVDDNLDLRTYVSTILTQQGGYQVYTARNGIEGLHLADSILPDLIVTDLMMPQLSGLEMIWQIRNDRKLKGIPIVLLTAKTDEETRITGTEHGADAYLAKPFNDRELLAEVRNLLALKENERRVVELNTYLTESVLKRFLPPEMVKKAAMGDLALDLRPEPHLITILFSDIVGFTQLANTLRSRRVAELLNEYLETMIRAVFDNGGTVDKFMGDALLAIFGAPEDMMPNEQVRRAIATARAMHHALTQLNQRWHDQGILGKNQSHLIQFRCGIHQGTAVVGMFGSAERADYTAIGPSVNIAARLQQAAAPGQILVSAAVADYLDDDEIIKYSPLELKGVDETVLTFSVCPNQAGD, via the coding sequence ATGGAACCCGTCAAAAACAATAAACCAAAAGTTCTCATTCTTGATGACCAATCAGAATTTGAGATACTTTGTTGCGCTCTCAAGCAAGATTATGAGGTGCTAGTTGCTCATTCTCAATCAGCTGTGTTGGAACTTTTAACAACAGATGTAGCAGTCCTGATATCATGTGAAATTTCCTTAAGCCAAGCTGCGCTGAGTGCAACAAATTCTGATATTTTGCAACTTATTTTGACAGATAAGGCAAACTCACCTGAGTTAAGTGAGGCAGTTAGTACTGGTAAAATATTCAAATGCCTGCCTAAATCTTGCTCTTTAGAAGTCTTAAAAACAGCCATAGACCAAGCCGTTGAGACATACAATGTTCTCAAGCTACGGACGCAAAAACTCTATTCTACACTCCATCGCCAAGCACGACTCAATACGATTACGAATACAATTCGTAGCGCTTTAAACTCGCGTCAAATTTTACAGACAATTGTAGATACAGTAGGTCAGATACTAGATGTCAGCTGCTGTATTCTGCGCCCCTTTCAAGATAATCGTGTTGTCGAGGAATCATTTATTTATCAAAAAGCAAATCGCGCTTCAGATGTTATTCACGATTGGGTTTTAGTACAAACTGTATGGGAAGCGCGAGAGTTACAAATTATTAATGATGTCACTACCGATGTGCGGCTGCAAAATGCGATCGCATATCAACAAGCAAATATTTCATCTAGCTTAATCGTACCATTATGCCAACAGGAATTGATGGCAGTTATGGCAATTCATCAATGCGATCGCCTGCGTCAATGGCAAGATGACGAAATCGAGTTAGTCACACTGGTAGCCGATCAAGCAGCACTAGCTTTATCGCAAGCACGGGCATACGATCGCATCTCGGCTTTAGCTCAACGCGAAGCCCTCATCAATAAAATTACCGCTGCAATTCGTTCTAGCCTCGATCCCCAAGATATTTTTGCCGCAATCACTCAACAACTAGGACAAGCTTTACACGTAGACGGCTGTGCTTTGTCACTGTGGACAGAAGAAGACGAATTTGTACAGTGTGTTGGTTTATACAACAGAACTGAAACTGAATCTTTCTTAAGCCCGCAACAACTACCACAATCGCGTTCTCCCATTGCCGGAAATCCAGTTTTACAACTTTTGCTGAAAACACAGCAACCTGTTGTTATTAACGATCTTAACCAACAACCAGAAATGCGCGGTCTTGATTTACCGCTTTCCTCTCCCGCAGCGCGGGCTTTGTTGGTTGTGCCACTGCTTGCGGATAATACTAGTATTGGTAGTATTACATTACGCTCGTTCTATAAACCACGCCATTGGCAAATTGAGGAAATTGAATTAGCCCAAGCTGTCGCAGCGCAAGCAGCGATCGCAGTTCAACAATCGCGACTATATCAGAAAAGTTGTGCCTTAGCCGATCGCTTAATGGAGTTAGATCGCCAAAAAACGCACTTTTTTCAAAACATCTCTCATGAGTTTCGCACACCACTGACATTGATGCTCGCACCGCTAGAATCAGCGGTGAATCAACAACAAGACTTACCATTAGAGCAAGCTGCGATCGCTTTACGCAACTCCCGTCGTCTCTTGCGGTTGGTTAATCAACTCCTAGACTTACAACGACTCGATGCTGGAAGAATGCAGCCGAGTTTTCGCCCTTGCGATTTATTAGCGTTCGTCAGTCAAATTGTTGAATCATTTCGCCCTTACTGCGAAAAAAAAGAACTCGAACTGATTACTGAATTTAATCTTTGTCCTTTAGTATACCTAGATACAGAAAAATTTGACAAAGTCATATACAATCTTTTGTCGAATGCAATGAAATTTACTCCTCCAGGGGGTAAAATTACAATTCGCGTAGAAACGGCGGGAGATCACTGTTTAATTCAGGTTAAAGACACTGGCATTGGTATTGCCAAAGAACAGATTCCTCATTTATTTAAACGCTTTCATCAAGCCGAAGCTGCACTTAACCGTTCCTATGAAGGAAGTGGCTTAGGACTTGCTTTAGCAAAAGAATTAATCGAACTACACTCTGGTCAAATTTCTGTAGAATCAATCCGCGAGCAAGGGACTACATTTACAGTTTGGTTGCCCATCGGCAAAGGACATTTACCACTTGACCAAATACTAGAGGTTCCTACCCAAGTTCAACTGCGCAGCGCTGCGGTGGAACTAGCTGATTTGGAGGTAAGAGAAGCAGACCCAGATAACGATGACAGAGAACTAGCCGAAGATAGAATACTAATTCCCAATCTACTAGTAACTAGTCACCAGCCACAAATCACTATTCTTGTTGTCGATGACAATCTCGATTTAAGAACTTATGTATCGACAATTCTGACTCAACAAGGTGGTTATCAGGTTTATACGGCACGTAATGGCATAGAAGGATTGCATTTAGCAGACAGCATTCTTCCCGACTTGATTGTAACTGACTTAATGATGCCGCAACTGTCAGGTTTAGAAATGATTTGGCAGATTCGCAATGATAGGAAACTTAAAGGAATACCAATTGTCCTACTCACGGCAAAAACTGACGAAGAAACTCGGATTACAGGAACCGAACACGGTGCAGATGCGTATCTCGCAAAACCTTTCAACGATCGCGAACTCCTAGCAGAAGTCCGAAATCTACTGGCATTAAAAGAAAATGAACGTCGCGTTGTTGAGTTGAATACTTACTTAACAGAATCAGTACTAAAACGTTTTTTACCCCCAGAAATGGTCAAAAAAGCAGCAATGGGGGACTTGGCGCTCGATTTACGCCCAGAACCACATTTGATTACAATTTTATTTAGCGATATTGTTGGATTCACGCAACTCGCCAATACATTGCGATCGCGCCGTGTCGCCGAGTTGTTAAACGAATACCTAGAAACAATGATCCGTGCCGTATTTGATAACGGTGGAACAGTAGATAAATTTATGGGAGACGCATTATTAGCAATCTTTGGTGCGCCCGAAGACATGATGCCAAATGAACAAGTTCGCCGCGCGATCGCCACCGCCCGCGCGATGCATCACGCCTTAACTCAACTCAACCAACGTTGGCACGATCAAGGAATCTTGGGTAAAAATCAAAGTCATTTGATTCAGTTTCGCTGTGGTATTCACCAAGGTACGGCAGTCGTTGGCATGTTTGGTAGTGCAGAACGCGCTGATTACACAGCAATTGGTCCTAGTGTTAATATTGCGGCGCGATTGCAACAAGCTGCTGCACCTGGACAAATTTTAGTTTCTGCTGCTGTCGCCGATTATTTAGACGACGATGAAATTATTAAATACAGCCCCTTAGAACTCAAAGGCGTTGATGAAACTGTTTTAACATTCTCTGTATGCCCAAATCAGGCTGGGGACTAA
- the prfC gene encoding peptide chain release factor 3 codes for MTSIDLQPELHTEVERRRNFAIISHPDAGKTTLTEKLLLYGGAIHEAGSVKARRAQRKATSDWMAMEQQRGISITSTVLQFEYENCQINLLDTPGHQDFSEDTYRTLAAADNAVMLIDAAKGLEPQTRKLFEVCKMRQLPIFTFVNKLDRPGREPLELLDEIEQELGLQTYAVNWPIGMGDRFKGVFDRHQQQIHLYSRVLHGSREAVDTVVDMGDPKIEELLEQDLYYQLKDDLELLEGIGPELDRDLVHQGKMTPVFFGSAMTNFGVELFLNSFLEYALKPGSRNSTVGEIAPTYPEFTGFVFKLQANMDPKHRDRVAFVRVCTGKFEKDMTVNHARTGKTIRLSRPQKLFAQDRESIDHAFPGDVIGLNNPGVFAIGDTIYTGQKIEYEGIPCFSPELFATLRNPNPSKFKQFHKGVSEIREEGAVQIMYSADESKRDPILAAVGQLQFEVVQFRLQQEYGVETLLDLLPYTVARWVANGWEALDKVGRLFNTVTVKDNWGRPVLLFRNEWNCQQLQEDHPELELTAIAPVVSGQHPVNG; via the coding sequence ATGACATCTATTGACCTTCAGCCTGAATTGCACACAGAGGTAGAACGTCGGCGTAATTTTGCAATTATTTCCCACCCAGACGCAGGAAAAACAACACTTACAGAAAAGCTCTTACTTTACGGAGGAGCAATCCACGAAGCAGGATCGGTAAAAGCACGGCGAGCGCAGCGTAAGGCGACTTCAGACTGGATGGCAATGGAGCAACAACGAGGGATTTCAATTACCTCAACAGTCTTACAATTTGAATACGAAAACTGTCAAATTAACCTACTCGACACACCAGGACACCAAGATTTTAGCGAAGACACCTACCGGACGCTCGCAGCAGCTGATAATGCTGTCATGCTTATTGATGCAGCAAAAGGGTTGGAACCGCAAACACGCAAGTTGTTTGAAGTTTGTAAAATGCGCCAGCTGCCTATTTTTACATTTGTCAACAAGCTCGATCGCCCAGGAAGAGAACCCCTCGAACTATTAGATGAAATCGAACAGGAATTGGGACTACAAACCTATGCAGTAAATTGGCCAATTGGAATGGGCGATCGCTTTAAAGGTGTTTTTGACCGCCATCAACAACAAATTCATTTGTACTCGCGCGTTCTCCACGGTAGTCGCGAAGCTGTAGATACAGTAGTTGATATGGGCGACCCTAAAATAGAAGAACTTTTAGAGCAAGATTTATATTACCAACTAAAAGACGATCTTGAACTTTTAGAAGGCATTGGACCTGAACTCGATCGAGATTTGGTTCACCAAGGAAAAATGACGCCCGTGTTTTTTGGCAGTGCGATGACTAACTTCGGGGTAGAACTCTTTCTCAATTCTTTCCTAGAATACGCACTCAAACCAGGTAGCCGCAATAGTACTGTTGGAGAAATTGCCCCAACATATCCAGAATTTACAGGATTTGTGTTTAAACTCCAAGCAAACATGGACCCGAAACATCGCGATCGCGTTGCGTTTGTCCGCGTGTGTACAGGAAAGTTTGAAAAGGACATGACTGTTAATCACGCCCGTACTGGAAAAACAATTCGGCTATCACGTCCACAAAAATTATTTGCGCAAGATCGAGAATCAATTGATCATGCGTTCCCTGGCGACGTCATTGGTTTGAATAATCCTGGTGTGTTTGCGATCGGTGATACTATCTATACCGGTCAAAAAATCGAGTACGAAGGAATTCCTTGTTTTTCGCCGGAATTGTTTGCGACACTGCGAAATCCTAACCCTTCAAAATTTAAGCAATTTCACAAAGGTGTTTCCGAAATCCGCGAAGAAGGCGCAGTACAGATTATGTACTCTGCGGATGAGTCAAAACGCGATCCGATTCTTGCTGCAGTTGGACAACTACAGTTTGAAGTAGTTCAGTTTCGCCTACAACAGGAGTATGGGGTAGAAACACTGCTCGATTTGCTACCATACACTGTTGCGCGTTGGGTTGCCAATGGTTGGGAAGCTTTAGATAAAGTAGGGCGCTTATTCAACACAGTAACAGTAAAAGATAATTGGGGACGTCCTGTGTTACTATTCCGCAATGAGTGGAATTGTCAGCAACTACAAGAAGATCATCCAGAACTAGAGTTAACGGCGATCGCTCCTGTTGTCTCCGGTCAACACCCAGTTAATGGATAA
- a CDS encoding DUF4870 domain-containing protein has protein sequence MYDSDQRKIVSVLCHGSIFFSTTLVAIGIPVAALFLSTDPVVKDNAKEAINFHFNVWLYGIIIAVLAFVTLGALGLILGPILFLFHWGLPILGIVQILNNPDQAYRYPFIFRVF, from the coding sequence ATGTACGATTCAGATCAAAGAAAAATTGTTTCAGTATTGTGTCACGGCTCGATTTTTTTTAGTACAACATTAGTAGCGATAGGCATTCCAGTTGCTGCATTATTTTTATCAACTGACCCTGTTGTGAAAGATAATGCTAAAGAGGCAATTAACTTTCACTTTAATGTATGGCTATATGGCATCATTATTGCAGTACTGGCTTTTGTCACCCTAGGTGCATTAGGGCTAATTTTGGGACCAATTTTGTTTCTATTCCATTGGGGATTGCCAATTTTAGGAATTGTGCAAATCTTGAACAACCCCGATCAAGCTTACCGCTATCCCTTTATTTTTCGAGTGTTTTAA
- the hemB gene encoding porphobilinogen synthase: MFPIHRPRRLRTHPQLRRMVRETVLTTNDLIYPLFAVPGEGIAKEVKSMPGVYQLSVDKIVEEAKEVYDLGIPGIILFGIPEDKDTDATGAWHDCGIVQKAATAVKEAVPDLIVIADTCLCEYTTHGHCGYLEVGDLTGRVLNDPTLELLKKTAVSQAKAGADIIAPSGMMDGFVQAIRVALDDAGYQDTPILSYAAKYASAYYGPFRDAAESTPQFGDRRTYQMDPGNAREALKEIVLDIAEGADMLMVKPALAYMDIIWRVKEASNLPVAAYNVSGEYSMIKAAALNGWIDEQRVVLETLTSFKRAGTDLILTYHAKDAARWLQ, from the coding sequence ATGTTTCCCATTCATCGCCCTCGCCGCTTGAGAACGCATCCGCAGTTACGTCGGATGGTACGTGAAACCGTTTTAACAACTAACGATTTAATTTATCCCTTGTTTGCTGTACCTGGTGAAGGCATTGCCAAAGAAGTGAAATCCATGCCTGGTGTTTACCAGTTATCAGTCGATAAGATTGTTGAAGAAGCCAAGGAAGTTTATGACTTAGGCATTCCTGGGATTATTTTGTTTGGAATTCCTGAAGATAAAGATACCGATGCAACTGGCGCGTGGCACGATTGCGGAATTGTGCAGAAGGCTGCGACTGCAGTGAAAGAAGCTGTTCCAGATTTGATTGTGATTGCAGATACGTGTTTATGCGAGTATACTACGCACGGACATTGTGGTTATTTAGAAGTCGGCGACTTGACAGGAAGGGTATTAAACGATCCGACATTAGAATTATTAAAGAAAACTGCGGTTTCTCAAGCTAAAGCTGGGGCAGATATCATTGCGCCTTCAGGAATGATGGATGGCTTTGTACAAGCGATTCGCGTTGCATTGGATGATGCAGGATATCAAGACACACCAATTTTATCTTATGCCGCAAAGTACGCTTCAGCGTATTATGGTCCTTTCCGCGATGCGGCAGAATCAACACCACAGTTTGGCGATCGCAGAACTTATCAAATGGACCCTGGTAACGCGCGAGAAGCATTAAAAGAAATTGTCCTTGATATTGCTGAAGGTGCAGATATGCTGATGGTTAAGCCGGCATTAGCATACATGGATATTATTTGGCGTGTTAAGGAAGCAAGTAACTTACCTGTTGCAGCGTATAACGTCTCTGGTGAGTATTCAATGATTAAAGCAGCGGCGCTGAATGGGTGGATTGACGAACAGCGCGTGGTTTTAGAAACTTTAACTAGCTTCAAACGTGCTGGGACAGATTTAATTTTGACTTACCACGCTAAAGATGCAGCACGATGGTTACAGTAA
- a CDS encoding metallophosphoesterase codes for MNSAPQLLSDPFLQLPTETTVNVVWFTEFAGTEHKVFYGKNFEQSAIATTTKLSRTREDQDSKIKIENLYQQPTPRNIWRHEATVRGFQEGDRLPYRITSTTEDQQTVTSREFTLAPKPPAGTPLKILLTSDHQLKPMTAANLQKVVETAGRVDAVFFAGDMVDVPDRASEWFDDSRGCAFFPCLQGRGSYELTKNNTKTTYTGGEIIQHAPLFSTIGNHEVMGRYAHSDSLDGEFDDAVPRAIAKARLQDASNRTVKDHSFNTDTYEEIFTLPKSESGGKTYYALSFGDIRLVVLYATNIWRSPRLDGKLKGKYREREQDLNRPENWGYGQHLFEAIAPGSPQYDWLQKELNSPEFQQAKFKIVMLHHPPHSLGGNIVPAYTDPVQSIERHEDGTIKAVRYEYPQDADYLIRDVVPLLEAANVQLVFYGHSHLWNRFVSSSGTHYLETANVGNSYGAHVGENKRPVPVGYQENYAAIEDPNGREPIMPTIAPFSDDNGKPMPYIASNDITVFSIFDTASSLITSYAFDTQEPKSKVVKFDEFQLK; via the coding sequence ATGAATTCTGCACCGCAACTGTTAAGCGATCCCTTTTTGCAATTACCTACAGAAACGACAGTTAATGTTGTTTGGTTTACCGAATTTGCTGGAACTGAACACAAAGTTTTTTATGGTAAAAATTTTGAACAAAGCGCGATCGCCACGACAACAAAACTCAGCCGCACGCGGGAAGATCAAGACTCTAAAATTAAGATTGAAAACCTTTATCAACAACCGACACCACGAAATATTTGGCGACATGAAGCGACTGTTCGCGGTTTTCAGGAAGGCGATCGCCTTCCTTATCGCATTACTAGCACAACTGAAGATCAACAAACTGTCACTAGCCGTGAATTTACTCTCGCACCTAAACCACCAGCCGGAACGCCACTCAAAATTCTCTTAACTTCAGATCACCAACTCAAACCAATGACTGCAGCAAATTTGCAGAAAGTAGTAGAAACTGCAGGGCGAGTAGACGCAGTGTTTTTTGCGGGTGATATGGTGGATGTCCCCGATCGCGCTTCTGAGTGGTTTGATGATAGTCGAGGTTGTGCTTTTTTTCCTTGTTTGCAAGGTCGTGGAAGTTACGAGTTAACTAAGAATAATACTAAGACGACTTACACAGGCGGAGAAATCATTCAACACGCGCCGTTATTTTCTACGATTGGCAATCATGAGGTAATGGGGCGGTATGCGCATAGCGATAGTTTAGATGGTGAGTTTGATGATGCGGTTCCACGGGCAATTGCTAAAGCAAGATTGCAAGATGCTAGCAATCGCACAGTTAAAGATCATTCCTTTAATACCGACACCTATGAAGAAATTTTTACTTTACCCAAAAGTGAATCGGGAGGAAAAACATACTACGCCCTTAGCTTCGGTGATATTCGCTTAGTTGTCTTATATGCAACTAATATTTGGCGTTCCCCTCGTCTTGATGGCAAGTTAAAGGGTAAATATCGCGAACGCGAACAAGATTTAAATCGTCCAGAAAATTGGGGTTATGGACAACATCTTTTTGAAGCGATCGCGCCTGGTAGCCCTCAATACGATTGGTTACAAAAAGAACTCAATAGCCCAGAGTTTCAACAAGCAAAATTCAAAATTGTTATGCTGCATCATCCGCCGCATTCGCTAGGAGGAAACATCGTACCCGCTTACACCGATCCTGTGCAAAGTATTGAACGCCATGAAGATGGCACTATCAAAGCTGTACGCTACGAATATCCCCAAGATGCAGATTACCTGATCCGCGATGTAGTTCCTTTACTAGAAGCAGCCAACGTCCAACTTGTATTTTATGGTCATTCGCATCTCTGGAATCGATTTGTGAGTTCTAGTGGAACGCATTATTTAGAAACAGCAAATGTTGGTAACTCCTACGGCGCGCACGTCGGCGAAAACAAGCGACCTGTTCCTGTAGGATATCAAGAAAACTATGCAGCGATAGAAGATCCTAATGGGCGAGAACCAATTATGCCAACAATTGCACCTTTTTCTGATGACAATGGTAAACCTATGCCATATATTGCAAGTAACGATATCACAGTTTTTAGTATTTTTGATACAGCCAGCAGTTTGATTACAAGCTATGCATTTGATACCCAAGAACCTAAGTCAAAAGTCGTCAAGTTTGATGAGTTTCAATTGAAATAA
- a CDS encoding metal ABC transporter ATP-binding protein, translating into MTSHISNSHPIVKVENLTIYQHSYCAVRDVSFALLPGTNTAIVGPNGAGKSTLIQAILNLIPYSVGKVEIFDRPIERLGHLRNQLGYVPQNFVFDRSFPLSVSELVGLGWIREGRGSFWRSWNHGQQEKKAAIAQALRRVGVYHLRNQAIGTLSGGEMKRVLLAYCLVLPRKLLVLDEAFAGIDAQGTADFYNLLHELQQEEGWTVLQVSHDIDMVSRHCDRVICLNQTLVCTGTPEVALSPQNLLATYGPSFSRYQHNH; encoded by the coding sequence ATGACATCGCATATTAGTAACTCACATCCGATTGTAAAAGTAGAAAACTTGACTATTTACCAACACAGTTATTGTGCTGTGCGTGATGTTTCCTTTGCATTATTACCAGGCACAAATACTGCGATTGTTGGTCCCAACGGGGCAGGGAAAAGTACATTAATACAAGCTATTCTTAATTTAATTCCATACTCAGTTGGGAAAGTAGAAATTTTTGATCGCCCCATCGAACGCCTAGGACACTTGCGCAACCAGTTAGGATATGTACCCCAAAATTTTGTATTTGACCGAAGTTTTCCCTTATCGGTGAGTGAATTAGTCGGCTTAGGTTGGATTAGAGAGGGGCGAGGCTCGTTTTGGCGGTCATGGAATCATGGACAACAAGAAAAAAAAGCAGCGATCGCTCAAGCTTTGCGTCGCGTCGGAGTTTATCATTTACGCAATCAAGCAATAGGTACGCTTAGCGGTGGAGAGATGAAGCGAGTGTTACTCGCTTATTGCTTAGTACTACCTCGAAAACTGCTGGTTTTAGATGAAGCCTTTGCAGGTATCGATGCACAAGGTACGGCAGATTTTTATAATTTACTGCATGAACTTCAGCAAGAAGAAGGCTGGACAGTATTGCAAGTTTCCCATGATATTGATATGGTAAGTCGGCACTGCGATCGCGTCATTTGTCTTAATCAAACTCTCGTTTGCACTGGAACTCCAGAAGTAGCTTTGTCTCCGCAAAACTTACTGGCAACATATGGTCCGAGTTTTAGTCGTTATCAGCACAATCACTAA
- a CDS encoding metal ABC transporter substrate-binding protein, with the protein MSRQKIQQRRHKHNILSLVTLLLLATASGCNQAPQETQTQQTQEASAPQSEQIRVVATFLPMYWFTRAVVGDRAQVEILVPPGSEVHDYQATPADVQAIATADVLVKNGLGMEDFLDSTIQNAGNQNLQQIDASSGIKTVGEISPVESAGDHGHSHSHGDSDGGNPHVWLDPVLAKQQVENIRDGLVAADPANKDAYQANASAYIQQLEQTHNQFQQSLQKYPNCTFITFHDAYPYLANRYQLQQVAVVEIPEDQPSPGDIQRAVNAVKKYDAQAIFSEPGVDNRLIQSLSQDLNLTVYSIDPLEAGPTDPQHYFTAMSENLQTIESACQ; encoded by the coding sequence GTGAGTCGCCAGAAAATACAACAACGTCGTCACAAGCACAATATTTTGTCACTGGTTACACTTTTATTGCTTGCAACGGCTTCAGGTTGTAATCAAGCACCACAAGAGACTCAAACACAGCAAACTCAAGAAGCATCAGCACCACAATCAGAACAAATTCGAGTTGTTGCGACATTTCTCCCAATGTATTGGTTTACGAGGGCAGTTGTAGGAGATAGGGCGCAAGTAGAAATTTTAGTACCACCAGGAAGCGAAGTTCATGACTATCAAGCAACACCCGCAGACGTACAAGCGATCGCCACAGCGGATGTGTTAGTTAAAAATGGCTTGGGGATGGAAGATTTTTTAGACAGTACAATTCAAAATGCTGGAAATCAAAACTTGCAACAAATCGATGCTTCCAGTGGAATTAAAACTGTAGGAGAAATTTCTCCAGTCGAATCCGCTGGAGATCATGGTCATAGTCACAGTCACGGTGACTCGGACGGGGGGAACCCTCATGTCTGGTTAGATCCAGTTTTAGCTAAACAACAAGTCGAAAATATTCGCGATGGTTTAGTTGCTGCTGATCCAGCAAATAAAGATGCTTATCAAGCTAATGCATCTGCTTATATTCAACAGTTAGAACAAACCCACAATCAATTTCAACAAAGCCTCCAAAAATATCCTAACTGTACTTTTATTACGTTTCACGATGCTTATCCTTACTTAGCTAATCGCTATCAACTCCAGCAAGTTGCAGTTGTTGAAATTCCTGAAGATCAACCTTCGCCAGGAGATATTCAAAGAGCAGTCAATGCAGTTAAGAAGTATGATGCACAAGCAATATTTTCTGAACCTGGAGTAGATAATAGGTTGATCCAAAGTTTGTCTCAAGATTTAAATTTAACAGTGTATTCTATTGATCCTTTAGAAGCAGGACCAACTGATCCTCAGCATTACTTCACCGCAATGAGTGAGAACCTACAAACTATTGAATCGGCGTGTCAGTAA